A part of Aminivibrio pyruvatiphilus genomic DNA contains:
- a CDS encoding biotin/lipoyl-containing protein — protein MTKKYKITVDGTAYTVEVEDLGAGAPAAAPAPAAAPAPAPAAAPAPAAPAPAPAPAAGGAGAPVTAPMPGKILRVAVSVGAPVKNGDLVLVLEAMKMENEIFSPADGVVKEIRARDGETVNTGDVMMIIG, from the coding sequence CACCGTAGACGGAACCGCCTACACCGTAGAAGTCGAAGACCTCGGCGCCGGAGCCCCGGCCGCCGCTCCCGCGCCGGCGGCAGCGCCGGCCCCTGCCCCTGCGGCTGCACCCGCACCTGCCGCCCCGGCCCCTGCACCGGCCCCAGCCGCCGGAGGCGCCGGAGCCCCCGTCACCGCGCCCATGCCCGGCAAAATCCTCCGGGTAGCCGTCAGCGTCGGAGCGCCCGTCAAGAACGGGGACCTTGTCCTCGTCCTCGAAGCCATGAAGATGGAAAACGAAATCTTCTCGCCCGCGGACGGAGTGGTCAAGGAAATCCGCGCCCGAGACGGAGAAACGGTCAACACCGGCGACGTCATGATGATCATCGGCTGA